The Garra rufa chromosome 8, GarRuf1.0, whole genome shotgun sequence genome has a segment encoding these proteins:
- the naxd gene encoding ATP-dependent (S)-NAD(P)H-hydrate dehydratase isoform X2: MKRRRSKAYISPPDRCESDLDSGSVASTIMLVNATRGFLWSDMETRALLNIWGEHDVQTALDGNFRNSHVYRDVANRLCELGFDRTPDQCRIRVKSLKRQYYQAKEGSRKNGQYHKMCKFYDEMERILSNRSLVERQDIDSVAVGGDETMDEDAESTELLQEAHMDGSGECSFMEHPVKTEYPSCPIPVTVGGMSSFPSKQSSLTKTNPPATSSSRPRRSKKRFANMSLEKLMEKFLEQSMEAEDNFYRLEEQRLQAEDKRREDEHSRELQMLQMLGQIFAGISTPSPAPQATPQPSCIPQTNPTIPLTRPPFGNRNHPPALTEFASHSQSAGPVIERSFSLGTAAMDNIIPLVRNTIPPLTSKKHKGQDGRIGIIGGCQEYTGAPYFAAISALKAGADLSHVFCTKDAAPVIKSYSPELIVHPVLDSPNAVEEIEKWLPRLHSLVVGPGLGREDMLLKNAKEIIERSKLRGIPIIIDADGLWLVAKEPSVIQGYQRGILTPNFMEFTRLYEAMHHEPLDSTDRKRSAQQLSIAMGHLTLVLKGEEDIITDGKNMLTCSQEGSGRRCGGQGDLLSGSLGVFAHWAFSSPPDATKGMNPSMVAAFGATSLTRQCNRQAFHKHSRSTTTSDMIQEISSAFKKLFES; the protein is encoded by the exons ATGAAACGTCGTCGAAGCAAGGCCTATATCTCGCCGCCCGATCGATGCGAAAGCGACTTGGATTCGGGCTCGGTTGCTTCGACCATCATGTTAGTGAATGCAACGCGCGGTTTCCTGTGGTCGGACATGGAGACCAGAGCGCTGTTGAATATCTGGGGTGAGCACGACGTGCAGACGGCGCTGGACGGAAACTTTAGGAACAGCCACGTTTACCGAGACGTCGCGAACCGTTTGTGCGAGCTGGGCTTCGATAGGACACCAGACCAATGCAGAATACGGGTTAAGAGCTTAAAGAGGCAGTATTACCAAGCGAAGGAGGGCTCCAGGAAAAATGGGCAGTACCACAAGATGTGCAAGTTCTACGACGAGATGGAGAGGATATTGAGCAATAGATCCTTAGTAGAGAGGCAGGATATTGATAGTGTTGCTGTTGGGGGAGATGAAACGATGGATGAAGATGCTGAGAGTACTGAACTCTTGCAGGAGGCTCACATGGATGGCAGTGGTGAATGCTCCTTTATGGAGCATCCGGTCAAAACTGAGTACCCATCCTGCCCCATTCCGGTGACAGTGGGAGGCATGA GTTCGTTTCCAAGCAAACAGAGCAGCCTGACGAAGACCAACCCGCCCGCGACCTCATCCAGCAGGCCACGGAGAAGCAAGAAGCGTTTTGCGAACATGTCGTTAGAGAAGCTGATGGAGAAGTTCTTGGAGCAGAGCATGGAAGCCGAAGACAACTTCTACAGGCTTGAGGAGCAGCGTCTTCAGGCTGAGGATAAGCGCAGGGAAGATGAACATTCCAGAGAGCTGCAGATGCTACAGATGTTGGGCCAGATTTTCGCTGGCATCAGCACACCCTCTCCTGCACCGCAGGCCACTCCGCAGCCCTCTTGTATCCCCCAGACTAATCCCACCATACCCCTCACACGTCCCCCTTTCGGGAATCGTAACCATCCGCCTGCCTTGACCGAGTTTGCCAGCCACAGCCAATCAGCTGGCCCAG TCATAGAGCGCTCTTTCTCTCTGGGAACGGCAGCAATGGACAATATCATTCCTCTTGTAAGAAACACAATTCCTCCACTTACATCCAAAAAACACAAGGGTCAGGACGGACGCATTGGAATCATTGGAGGATGTCAAGA GTACACAGGAGCACCTTACTTTGCGGCTATCTCCGCTTTAAAAGCA GGAGCTGATCTGTCTCATGTGTTCTGCACCAAAGATGCAGCTCCAGTCATCAAGTCCTACAGTCCTGAACTCATTGTCCATCCAGTGCT AGATAGTCCTAATGCTGTGGAGGAGATTGAGAAATGGCTGCCCAGGCTTCACAGTCTGGTTGTGGGACCAGGTCTGGGAAGGGAGGATATGCTTCTGAAGAATGCTAAG GAGATTATTGAGAGGTCAAAACTCAGAGGAATACCAATCATCATTGATGCT GATGGGCTTTGGTTAGTGGCAAAAGAACCGTCAGTCATTCAAGGATATCAGAGAGGCATCCTCACACCTAACTTTATGGAGTTTACTCGTCTGTATGAGGCTATG CATCATGAACCTCTGGACAGCACCGACCGCAAGAGAAGTGCTCAGCAACTGAGCATCGCCATGGGCCACCTTACCTTGGTTTTGAAGGGGGAGGAAGACATTATTACTGACGGAAAGAACA TGCTGACCTGTAGTCAAGAGGGCAGTGGTCGGCGTTGTGGAGGACAGGGAGATCTGCTCTCCGGTTCCTTAGGAGTCTTCGCCCATTGGGCGTTCAGCTCACCTCCAGATGCAACTAAGGG catgaATCCCTCAATGGTAGCTGCATTCGGTGCTACGTCTTTGACAAGGCAATGTAATCGGCAGGCCTTCCACAAACACAGCAGATCTACCACCACCTCTGATATGATCCAGGAGATAAGCAGTGCTTTCAAGAAGTTGTTTGAAAgctaa
- the naxd gene encoding ATP-dependent (S)-NAD(P)H-hydrate dehydratase isoform X5, translated as MNLLKRATFIFSEQPLSLAIVIERSFSLGTAAMDNIIPLVRNTIPPLTSKKHKGQDGRIGIIGGCQEYTGAPYFAAISALKAGADLSHVFCTKDAAPVIKSYSPELIVHPVLDSPNAVEEIEKWLPRLHSLVVGPGLGREDMLLKNAKEIIERSKLRGIPIIIDADGLWLVAKEPSVIQGYQRGILTPNFMEFTRLYEAMHHEPLDSTDRKRSAQQLSIAMGHLTLVLKGEEDIITDGKNMLTCSQEGSGRRCGGQGDLLSGSLGVFAHWAFSSPPDATKGMNPSMVAAFGATSLTRQCNRQAFHKHSRSTTTSDMIQEISSAFKKLFES; from the exons ATGAATCTTCTCAAACGTGCTACCTTCATTTTCTCTGAACAGCCACTAAGTCTGGCAATTG TCATAGAGCGCTCTTTCTCTCTGGGAACGGCAGCAATGGACAATATCATTCCTCTTGTAAGAAACACAATTCCTCCACTTACATCCAAAAAACACAAGGGTCAGGACGGACGCATTGGAATCATTGGAGGATGTCAAGA GTACACAGGAGCACCTTACTTTGCGGCTATCTCCGCTTTAAAAGCA GGAGCTGATCTGTCTCATGTGTTCTGCACCAAAGATGCAGCTCCAGTCATCAAGTCCTACAGTCCTGAACTCATTGTCCATCCAGTGCT AGATAGTCCTAATGCTGTGGAGGAGATTGAGAAATGGCTGCCCAGGCTTCACAGTCTGGTTGTGGGACCAGGTCTGGGAAGGGAGGATATGCTTCTGAAGAATGCTAAG GAGATTATTGAGAGGTCAAAACTCAGAGGAATACCAATCATCATTGATGCT GATGGGCTTTGGTTAGTGGCAAAAGAACCGTCAGTCATTCAAGGATATCAGAGAGGCATCCTCACACCTAACTTTATGGAGTTTACTCGTCTGTATGAGGCTATG CATCATGAACCTCTGGACAGCACCGACCGCAAGAGAAGTGCTCAGCAACTGAGCATCGCCATGGGCCACCTTACCTTGGTTTTGAAGGGGGAGGAAGACATTATTACTGACGGAAAGAACA TGCTGACCTGTAGTCAAGAGGGCAGTGGTCGGCGTTGTGGAGGACAGGGAGATCTGCTCTCCGGTTCCTTAGGAGTCTTCGCCCATTGGGCGTTCAGCTCACCTCCAGATGCAACTAAGGG catgaATCCCTCAATGGTAGCTGCATTCGGTGCTACGTCTTTGACAAGGCAATGTAATCGGCAGGCCTTCCACAAACACAGCAGATCTACCACCACCTCTGATATGATCCAGGAGATAAGCAGTGCTTTCAAGAAGTTGTTTGAAAgctaa
- the naxd gene encoding ATP-dependent (S)-NAD(P)H-hydrate dehydratase isoform X1, whose amino-acid sequence MKRRRSKAYISPPDRCESDLDSGSVASTIMLVNATRGFLWSDMETRALLNIWGEHDVQTALDGNFRNSHVYRDVANRLCELGFDRTPDQCRIRVKSLKRQYYQAKEGSRKNGQYHKMCKFYDEMERILSNRSLVERQDIDSVAVGGDETMDEDAESTELLQEAHMDGSGECSFMEHPVKTEYPSCPIPVTVGGMSSFPSKQSSLTKTNPPATSSSRPRRSKKRFANMSLEKLMEKFLEQSMEAEDNFYRLEEQRLQAEDKRREDEHSRELQMLQMLGQIFAGISTPSPAPQATPQPSCIPQTNPTIPLTRPPFGNRNHPPALTEFASHSQSAGPGLLMEEGETQFIERSFSLGTAAMDNIIPLVRNTIPPLTSKKHKGQDGRIGIIGGCQEYTGAPYFAAISALKAGADLSHVFCTKDAAPVIKSYSPELIVHPVLDSPNAVEEIEKWLPRLHSLVVGPGLGREDMLLKNAKEIIERSKLRGIPIIIDADGLWLVAKEPSVIQGYQRGILTPNFMEFTRLYEAMHHEPLDSTDRKRSAQQLSIAMGHLTLVLKGEEDIITDGKNMLTCSQEGSGRRCGGQGDLLSGSLGVFAHWAFSSPPDATKGMNPSMVAAFGATSLTRQCNRQAFHKHSRSTTTSDMIQEISSAFKKLFES is encoded by the exons ATGAAACGTCGTCGAAGCAAGGCCTATATCTCGCCGCCCGATCGATGCGAAAGCGACTTGGATTCGGGCTCGGTTGCTTCGACCATCATGTTAGTGAATGCAACGCGCGGTTTCCTGTGGTCGGACATGGAGACCAGAGCGCTGTTGAATATCTGGGGTGAGCACGACGTGCAGACGGCGCTGGACGGAAACTTTAGGAACAGCCACGTTTACCGAGACGTCGCGAACCGTTTGTGCGAGCTGGGCTTCGATAGGACACCAGACCAATGCAGAATACGGGTTAAGAGCTTAAAGAGGCAGTATTACCAAGCGAAGGAGGGCTCCAGGAAAAATGGGCAGTACCACAAGATGTGCAAGTTCTACGACGAGATGGAGAGGATATTGAGCAATAGATCCTTAGTAGAGAGGCAGGATATTGATAGTGTTGCTGTTGGGGGAGATGAAACGATGGATGAAGATGCTGAGAGTACTGAACTCTTGCAGGAGGCTCACATGGATGGCAGTGGTGAATGCTCCTTTATGGAGCATCCGGTCAAAACTGAGTACCCATCCTGCCCCATTCCGGTGACAGTGGGAGGCATGA GTTCGTTTCCAAGCAAACAGAGCAGCCTGACGAAGACCAACCCGCCCGCGACCTCATCCAGCAGGCCACGGAGAAGCAAGAAGCGTTTTGCGAACATGTCGTTAGAGAAGCTGATGGAGAAGTTCTTGGAGCAGAGCATGGAAGCCGAAGACAACTTCTACAGGCTTGAGGAGCAGCGTCTTCAGGCTGAGGATAAGCGCAGGGAAGATGAACATTCCAGAGAGCTGCAGATGCTACAGATGTTGGGCCAGATTTTCGCTGGCATCAGCACACCCTCTCCTGCACCGCAGGCCACTCCGCAGCCCTCTTGTATCCCCCAGACTAATCCCACCATACCCCTCACACGTCCCCCTTTCGGGAATCGTAACCATCCGCCTGCCTTGACCGAGTTTGCCAGCCACAGCCAATCAGCTGGCCCAGGTCTGCTCATGGAAGAGGGTGAAACTCAAT TCATAGAGCGCTCTTTCTCTCTGGGAACGGCAGCAATGGACAATATCATTCCTCTTGTAAGAAACACAATTCCTCCACTTACATCCAAAAAACACAAGGGTCAGGACGGACGCATTGGAATCATTGGAGGATGTCAAGA GTACACAGGAGCACCTTACTTTGCGGCTATCTCCGCTTTAAAAGCA GGAGCTGATCTGTCTCATGTGTTCTGCACCAAAGATGCAGCTCCAGTCATCAAGTCCTACAGTCCTGAACTCATTGTCCATCCAGTGCT AGATAGTCCTAATGCTGTGGAGGAGATTGAGAAATGGCTGCCCAGGCTTCACAGTCTGGTTGTGGGACCAGGTCTGGGAAGGGAGGATATGCTTCTGAAGAATGCTAAG GAGATTATTGAGAGGTCAAAACTCAGAGGAATACCAATCATCATTGATGCT GATGGGCTTTGGTTAGTGGCAAAAGAACCGTCAGTCATTCAAGGATATCAGAGAGGCATCCTCACACCTAACTTTATGGAGTTTACTCGTCTGTATGAGGCTATG CATCATGAACCTCTGGACAGCACCGACCGCAAGAGAAGTGCTCAGCAACTGAGCATCGCCATGGGCCACCTTACCTTGGTTTTGAAGGGGGAGGAAGACATTATTACTGACGGAAAGAACA TGCTGACCTGTAGTCAAGAGGGCAGTGGTCGGCGTTGTGGAGGACAGGGAGATCTGCTCTCCGGTTCCTTAGGAGTCTTCGCCCATTGGGCGTTCAGCTCACCTCCAGATGCAACTAAGGG catgaATCCCTCAATGGTAGCTGCATTCGGTGCTACGTCTTTGACAAGGCAATGTAATCGGCAGGCCTTCCACAAACACAGCAGATCTACCACCACCTCTGATATGATCCAGGAGATAAGCAGTGCTTTCAAGAAGTTGTTTGAAAgctaa
- the naxd gene encoding ATP-dependent (S)-NAD(P)H-hydrate dehydratase isoform X4 — translation MHGLKCSLLGVVTVTIAIAAVLLYEKVIERSFSLGTAAMDNIIPLVRNTIPPLTSKKHKGQDGRIGIIGGCQEYTGAPYFAAISALKAGADLSHVFCTKDAAPVIKSYSPELIVHPVLDSPNAVEEIEKWLPRLHSLVVGPGLGREDMLLKNAKEIIERSKLRGIPIIIDADGLWLVAKEPSVIQGYQRGILTPNFMEFTRLYEAMHHEPLDSTDRKRSAQQLSIAMGHLTLVLKGEEDIITDGKNMLTCSQEGSGRRCGGQGDLLSGSLGVFAHWAFSSPPDATKGMNPSMVAAFGATSLTRQCNRQAFHKHSRSTTTSDMIQEISSAFKKLFES, via the exons ATGCATGGACTTAAATGTTCACTTCTCGGCGTGGTAACTGTAACCATTGCAATTGCAGCAGTGCTGCTGTATGAGAAAG TCATAGAGCGCTCTTTCTCTCTGGGAACGGCAGCAATGGACAATATCATTCCTCTTGTAAGAAACACAATTCCTCCACTTACATCCAAAAAACACAAGGGTCAGGACGGACGCATTGGAATCATTGGAGGATGTCAAGA GTACACAGGAGCACCTTACTTTGCGGCTATCTCCGCTTTAAAAGCA GGAGCTGATCTGTCTCATGTGTTCTGCACCAAAGATGCAGCTCCAGTCATCAAGTCCTACAGTCCTGAACTCATTGTCCATCCAGTGCT AGATAGTCCTAATGCTGTGGAGGAGATTGAGAAATGGCTGCCCAGGCTTCACAGTCTGGTTGTGGGACCAGGTCTGGGAAGGGAGGATATGCTTCTGAAGAATGCTAAG GAGATTATTGAGAGGTCAAAACTCAGAGGAATACCAATCATCATTGATGCT GATGGGCTTTGGTTAGTGGCAAAAGAACCGTCAGTCATTCAAGGATATCAGAGAGGCATCCTCACACCTAACTTTATGGAGTTTACTCGTCTGTATGAGGCTATG CATCATGAACCTCTGGACAGCACCGACCGCAAGAGAAGTGCTCAGCAACTGAGCATCGCCATGGGCCACCTTACCTTGGTTTTGAAGGGGGAGGAAGACATTATTACTGACGGAAAGAACA TGCTGACCTGTAGTCAAGAGGGCAGTGGTCGGCGTTGTGGAGGACAGGGAGATCTGCTCTCCGGTTCCTTAGGAGTCTTCGCCCATTGGGCGTTCAGCTCACCTCCAGATGCAACTAAGGG catgaATCCCTCAATGGTAGCTGCATTCGGTGCTACGTCTTTGACAAGGCAATGTAATCGGCAGGCCTTCCACAAACACAGCAGATCTACCACCACCTCTGATATGATCCAGGAGATAAGCAGTGCTTTCAAGAAGTTGTTTGAAAgctaa
- the rab20 gene encoding ras-related protein Rab-20, with amino-acid sequence MSQASRTKKPDVKVVILGDMHVGKTSLLHRYTERKFKDTISTVGGAFFLKQWGPYNISIWDTAGREQFHGLGSMYCRGAAAVILTYDVTNWQSLAELENRFLSLTDTANTDCIFAIVGNKADLTDATAQEPDTESEQRDEPQPVVTCTTPPATPLQHKQVSKEDAIALYGRVLRYKGLEEKACLPAETMCFETSAKTGYNVDVLFETLFDLVLPSILKKRSEGENATVDLEATIEAKRTKAGCCA; translated from the exons ATGTCTCAAGCCTCAAGGACCAAGAAACCCGACGTGAAAGTCGTCATTCTGGGGGACATGCACGTGGGAAAGACTTCTCTCCTCCACAGATACACGGAAAGGAAATTTAAGGACACTATAAGCACAGTCGGAGGGGCGTTCTTCCTCAAACAGTGGGGACCCTACAACATTTCTATATGGGACACTGCAG GTCGAGAGCAGTTTCACGGCCTGGGCTCTATGTACTGCCGTGGTGCGGCTGCAGTCATCCTTACCTATGACGTTACCAACTGGCAAAGCCTGGCTGAGCTGGAAAACCGCTTCCTGTCCCTAACTGACACTGCCAACACTGACTGCATATTTGCCATTGTGGGTAACAAAGCGGACCTTACCGACGCTACCGCTCAAGAGCCAGACACAGAGAGCGAGCAGCGGGACGAACCCCAGCCTGTGGTCACGTGTACGACTCCTCCCGCCACTCCGCTTCAGCACAAACAGGTTAGCAAAGAGGACGCCATCGCCCTCTACGGCCGCGTGCTCCGCTACAAAGGCCTGGAGGAGAAGGCCTGTCTGCCTGCCGAGACCATGTGCTTTGAGACAAGCGCTAAAACGGGTTACAATGTGGACGTTTTGTTCGAAACCCTCTTTGATCTGGTTCTGCCCTCCATCCTGAAGAAAAGGAGTGAGGGAGAGAACGCCACTGTGGACCTGGAAGCGACAATAGAGGCAAAAAGGACTAAAGCAGGATGTTGTGCCTAG
- the naxd gene encoding ATP-dependent (S)-NAD(P)H-hydrate dehydratase isoform X3 → MNLLKRATFIFSEQPLSLAIGSFPSKQSSLTKTNPPATSSSRPRRSKKRFANMSLEKLMEKFLEQSMEAEDNFYRLEEQRLQAEDKRREDEHSRELQMLQMLGQIFAGISTPSPAPQATPQPSCIPQTNPTIPLTRPPFGNRNHPPALTEFASHSQSAGPGLLMEEGETQFIERSFSLGTAAMDNIIPLVRNTIPPLTSKKHKGQDGRIGIIGGCQEYTGAPYFAAISALKAGADLSHVFCTKDAAPVIKSYSPELIVHPVLDSPNAVEEIEKWLPRLHSLVVGPGLGREDMLLKNAKEIIERSKLRGIPIIIDADGLWLVAKEPSVIQGYQRGILTPNFMEFTRLYEAMHHEPLDSTDRKRSAQQLSIAMGHLTLVLKGEEDIITDGKNMLTCSQEGSGRRCGGQGDLLSGSLGVFAHWAFSSPPDATKGMNPSMVAAFGATSLTRQCNRQAFHKHSRSTTTSDMIQEISSAFKKLFES, encoded by the exons ATGAATCTTCTCAAACGTGCTACCTTCATTTTCTCTGAACAGCCACTAAGTCTGGCAATTG GTTCGTTTCCAAGCAAACAGAGCAGCCTGACGAAGACCAACCCGCCCGCGACCTCATCCAGCAGGCCACGGAGAAGCAAGAAGCGTTTTGCGAACATGTCGTTAGAGAAGCTGATGGAGAAGTTCTTGGAGCAGAGCATGGAAGCCGAAGACAACTTCTACAGGCTTGAGGAGCAGCGTCTTCAGGCTGAGGATAAGCGCAGGGAAGATGAACATTCCAGAGAGCTGCAGATGCTACAGATGTTGGGCCAGATTTTCGCTGGCATCAGCACACCCTCTCCTGCACCGCAGGCCACTCCGCAGCCCTCTTGTATCCCCCAGACTAATCCCACCATACCCCTCACACGTCCCCCTTTCGGGAATCGTAACCATCCGCCTGCCTTGACCGAGTTTGCCAGCCACAGCCAATCAGCTGGCCCAGGTCTGCTCATGGAAGAGGGTGAAACTCAAT TCATAGAGCGCTCTTTCTCTCTGGGAACGGCAGCAATGGACAATATCATTCCTCTTGTAAGAAACACAATTCCTCCACTTACATCCAAAAAACACAAGGGTCAGGACGGACGCATTGGAATCATTGGAGGATGTCAAGA GTACACAGGAGCACCTTACTTTGCGGCTATCTCCGCTTTAAAAGCA GGAGCTGATCTGTCTCATGTGTTCTGCACCAAAGATGCAGCTCCAGTCATCAAGTCCTACAGTCCTGAACTCATTGTCCATCCAGTGCT AGATAGTCCTAATGCTGTGGAGGAGATTGAGAAATGGCTGCCCAGGCTTCACAGTCTGGTTGTGGGACCAGGTCTGGGAAGGGAGGATATGCTTCTGAAGAATGCTAAG GAGATTATTGAGAGGTCAAAACTCAGAGGAATACCAATCATCATTGATGCT GATGGGCTTTGGTTAGTGGCAAAAGAACCGTCAGTCATTCAAGGATATCAGAGAGGCATCCTCACACCTAACTTTATGGAGTTTACTCGTCTGTATGAGGCTATG CATCATGAACCTCTGGACAGCACCGACCGCAAGAGAAGTGCTCAGCAACTGAGCATCGCCATGGGCCACCTTACCTTGGTTTTGAAGGGGGAGGAAGACATTATTACTGACGGAAAGAACA TGCTGACCTGTAGTCAAGAGGGCAGTGGTCGGCGTTGTGGAGGACAGGGAGATCTGCTCTCCGGTTCCTTAGGAGTCTTCGCCCATTGGGCGTTCAGCTCACCTCCAGATGCAACTAAGGG catgaATCCCTCAATGGTAGCTGCATTCGGTGCTACGTCTTTGACAAGGCAATGTAATCGGCAGGCCTTCCACAAACACAGCAGATCTACCACCACCTCTGATATGATCCAGGAGATAAGCAGTGCTTTCAAGAAGTTGTTTGAAAgctaa